From Plectropomus leopardus isolate mb chromosome 17, YSFRI_Pleo_2.0, whole genome shotgun sequence, a single genomic window includes:
- the tlk2 gene encoding serine/threonine-protein kinase tousled-like 2 isoform X2, producing the protein MMEELHSLDPRRQELLEARFTGVGVAKGSGQNQNESSNQSLCSVGSLSDKELETPEKKANDQRVRKRKADHFDSSQGKAGARGHKISDYFEFAGGSGPGTSPARGIPPVVRSSPQHSLSNPPVTVQQGSPSSVSSANTEHSSCSLKPASLHLFHKATQSDLTIEKLTAMENNKNSDLEKKEGRIDDLLRANCDLRRQIDEQQRMLERYKERLNKCVTMSKKLLIEKSKQEKMACRDKSMQDRLRLGHFTTVRHGASFTEQWTDGYAFQNLIKQQERINSQREEIERQRKLLAKRKPPSMAQTPPPSLEQNKRKSKTNGTESETLSQAEYHEQEEIFKLRLGHLKKEEAEIQAELERLERVRNLHIRELKRIHNEDNSQFKDHPTLNDRYLLLHLLGRGGFSEVYKAFDLTEQRYVAVKIHQLNKNWRDEKKENYHKHACREYRIHKELDHPRIVKLYDYFSLDTDSFCTVLEYCEGNDLDFYLKQHKLMSEKEGRSIIMQIVNALKYLNEIRPPIIHYDLKPGNILLVNGTACGEIKITDFGLSKIMDDDSYNSVDGMELTSQGAGTYWYLPPECFVVGKEPPKISNKVDVWSVGVIFYQCLYGRKPFGHNQSQQDILQENTILKATDVQFPPKPVVTPEAKAFIRRCLVYRKEDRIDVHQLASDPFLMPHIRKSVASSGTSGMAVASTSSSSNSSASN; encoded by the exons GGCTCGGGTCAGAACCAAAATGAGTCATCCAATCAGAGTCTGTGCAGTGTGGGCTCGCTCAGTGACAAAGAGCTAGAG actcctgaaaaaaaagcaaatgaccAGAGAGTGAGAAAACGGAAAGCAGACCATTTTGACAGCAGCCAAG GCAAAGCAGGTGCAAGGGGACATAAAATTAGTGATTATTTTGAG TTTGCGGGAGGTAGCGGTCCTGGTACCAGCCCTGCCAGGGGAATTCCACCAGTGGTCCGCTCTTCCCCACAACACTCCCTCTCCAACCCCCCTGTCACG GTGCAGCAGGGAAGCCCCTCCTCCGTCAGCTCGGCCAACACAGAGCACTCGTCGTGTTCACTGAAGCCTGCTTCTCTTCACTTGTTCCACAAAGCCACACAG TCTGACCTTACCATAGAGAAACTAACAGCAATGGAGAACAACAAGAACTCTGACCTGGAGAAGAAGGAGGGCCGAATAGACGATTTGCTGCGG GCAAACTGTGATCTGAGGAGACAGATCgatgagcagcagaggatgCTGGAACGATACAAGGAACGCCTAAACAAGTGTGTGACCATGTCCAAGAAGCTGCTGATTGAAAAA TCCAAACAGGAGAAGATGGCGTGCCGGGACAAAAGCATGCAGGACAGACTTCGACTGGGTCACTTCACCACAGTGAGACATGGAGCGTCTTTCACTGAGCAGTGGACGGATGGATATGCCTTCCAAAACCTTATTAA ACAACAAGAAAGGATCAATTCCCAGCGAGAGGAAATTGAAAGACAAAGGAAGCTGCTGGCCAAACGCAAGCCGCCCTCCATGGCCCAGACTCCACCTCCAAGCCTGGAGCAAAACAAACGCAAAAGCAAAACCAATGGGACAGAAAGTGAAAC GTTATCACAGGCAGAGTACCATGAGCAAGAGGAAATCTTTAAGCTACGACTAGGCCATCTTAAGAAG GAGGAGGCAGAGATCCAGGCGGAGCTGGAGAGGTTGGAACGAGTGCGAAACCTGCACATTCGGGAGCTGAAAAGGATCCACAATGAGGATAATTCTCA ATTCAAAGATCACCCTACGCTAAATGACCGATACCTGCTACTCCATTTACTCGGACGGGGAGGTTTCAGTGAAGTTTATAAG GCCTTTGACTTAACAGAGCAAAGGTATGTTGCGGTCAAAATCCACCAGTTGAACAAGAACTGGAGGGATGAGAAGAAGGAAAATTATCACAA ACACGCTTGCAGAGAATATAGAATCCATAAAGAGCTGGACCACCCACGAATAGTTAAACTCTACGACTACTTTTCGCTTGACACTGACTC GTTCTGCACAGTCCTGGAGTACTGTGAGGGCAATGACCTGGACTTCTACCTGAAGCAGCACAAGCTCATGTCAGAGAAGGAGGGCCGCTCCATCATCATGCAGATTGTTAACGCCCTGAAGTACCTCAATGAGATCAGACCGCCCATTATCCACTACGACCTCAAACCTG GTAACATCCTCCTTGTGAACGGCACTGCCTGCGGGGAGATCAAGATCACAGACTTTGGCCTATCAAAGATCATGGATGATGACAGCTATAACTCAGTGGATGGGATGGAGCTGACGTCACAGGGAGCAGGGACATACTG GTACCTGCCCCCAGAATGCTTTGTGGTTGGGAAGGAACCACCTAAAATTTCCAACAAGGTGGATGTGTGGTCTGTGGGAGTCATTTTCTACCAGTGTTTGTATGGCCGCAAG CCCTTCGGCCACAACCAGTCCCAGCAGGACATCCTGCAGGAGAACACAATACTGAAGGCGACAGATGTGCAGTTCCCTCCTAAACCAGTAGTCACACCTGAAGCTAAG GCCTTTATAAGGCGCTGTCTAGTCTACCGTAAGGAGGACCGCATCGATGTGCACCAGTTGGCCAGTGACCCCTTCCTCATGCCCCACATCCGCAAGTCGGTGGCCTCCTCGGGCACCTCGGGCATGGCAGTGGCCTCCACATCCAGCTCCTCCAACAGCAGCGCCTCAAACTGA
- the tlk2 gene encoding serine/threonine-protein kinase tousled-like 2 isoform X1, which produces MMEELHSLDPRRQELLEARFTGVGVAKGSGQNQNESSNQSLCSVGSLSDKELETPEKKANDQRVRKRKADHFDSSQGKAGARGHKISDYFEFAGGSGPGTSPARGIPPVVRSSPQHSLSNPPVTIGLMFYRDWQLQVQQGSPSSVSSANTEHSSCSLKPASLHLFHKATQSDLTIEKLTAMENNKNSDLEKKEGRIDDLLRANCDLRRQIDEQQRMLERYKERLNKCVTMSKKLLIEKSKQEKMACRDKSMQDRLRLGHFTTVRHGASFTEQWTDGYAFQNLIKQQERINSQREEIERQRKLLAKRKPPSMAQTPPPSLEQNKRKSKTNGTESETLSQAEYHEQEEIFKLRLGHLKKEEAEIQAELERLERVRNLHIRELKRIHNEDNSQFKDHPTLNDRYLLLHLLGRGGFSEVYKAFDLTEQRYVAVKIHQLNKNWRDEKKENYHKHACREYRIHKELDHPRIVKLYDYFSLDTDSFCTVLEYCEGNDLDFYLKQHKLMSEKEGRSIIMQIVNALKYLNEIRPPIIHYDLKPGNILLVNGTACGEIKITDFGLSKIMDDDSYNSVDGMELTSQGAGTYWYLPPECFVVGKEPPKISNKVDVWSVGVIFYQCLYGRKPFGHNQSQQDILQENTILKATDVQFPPKPVVTPEAKAFIRRCLVYRKEDRIDVHQLASDPFLMPHIRKSVASSGTSGMAVASTSSSSNSSASN; this is translated from the exons GGCTCGGGTCAGAACCAAAATGAGTCATCCAATCAGAGTCTGTGCAGTGTGGGCTCGCTCAGTGACAAAGAGCTAGAG actcctgaaaaaaaagcaaatgaccAGAGAGTGAGAAAACGGAAAGCAGACCATTTTGACAGCAGCCAAG GCAAAGCAGGTGCAAGGGGACATAAAATTAGTGATTATTTTGAG TTTGCGGGAGGTAGCGGTCCTGGTACCAGCCCTGCCAGGGGAATTCCACCAGTGGTCCGCTCTTCCCCACAACACTCCCTCTCCAACCCCCCTGTCACG ATTGGTCTCATGTTTTATCGTGACTGGCAGCTGCAG GTGCAGCAGGGAAGCCCCTCCTCCGTCAGCTCGGCCAACACAGAGCACTCGTCGTGTTCACTGAAGCCTGCTTCTCTTCACTTGTTCCACAAAGCCACACAG TCTGACCTTACCATAGAGAAACTAACAGCAATGGAGAACAACAAGAACTCTGACCTGGAGAAGAAGGAGGGCCGAATAGACGATTTGCTGCGG GCAAACTGTGATCTGAGGAGACAGATCgatgagcagcagaggatgCTGGAACGATACAAGGAACGCCTAAACAAGTGTGTGACCATGTCCAAGAAGCTGCTGATTGAAAAA TCCAAACAGGAGAAGATGGCGTGCCGGGACAAAAGCATGCAGGACAGACTTCGACTGGGTCACTTCACCACAGTGAGACATGGAGCGTCTTTCACTGAGCAGTGGACGGATGGATATGCCTTCCAAAACCTTATTAA ACAACAAGAAAGGATCAATTCCCAGCGAGAGGAAATTGAAAGACAAAGGAAGCTGCTGGCCAAACGCAAGCCGCCCTCCATGGCCCAGACTCCACCTCCAAGCCTGGAGCAAAACAAACGCAAAAGCAAAACCAATGGGACAGAAAGTGAAAC GTTATCACAGGCAGAGTACCATGAGCAAGAGGAAATCTTTAAGCTACGACTAGGCCATCTTAAGAAG GAGGAGGCAGAGATCCAGGCGGAGCTGGAGAGGTTGGAACGAGTGCGAAACCTGCACATTCGGGAGCTGAAAAGGATCCACAATGAGGATAATTCTCA ATTCAAAGATCACCCTACGCTAAATGACCGATACCTGCTACTCCATTTACTCGGACGGGGAGGTTTCAGTGAAGTTTATAAG GCCTTTGACTTAACAGAGCAAAGGTATGTTGCGGTCAAAATCCACCAGTTGAACAAGAACTGGAGGGATGAGAAGAAGGAAAATTATCACAA ACACGCTTGCAGAGAATATAGAATCCATAAAGAGCTGGACCACCCACGAATAGTTAAACTCTACGACTACTTTTCGCTTGACACTGACTC GTTCTGCACAGTCCTGGAGTACTGTGAGGGCAATGACCTGGACTTCTACCTGAAGCAGCACAAGCTCATGTCAGAGAAGGAGGGCCGCTCCATCATCATGCAGATTGTTAACGCCCTGAAGTACCTCAATGAGATCAGACCGCCCATTATCCACTACGACCTCAAACCTG GTAACATCCTCCTTGTGAACGGCACTGCCTGCGGGGAGATCAAGATCACAGACTTTGGCCTATCAAAGATCATGGATGATGACAGCTATAACTCAGTGGATGGGATGGAGCTGACGTCACAGGGAGCAGGGACATACTG GTACCTGCCCCCAGAATGCTTTGTGGTTGGGAAGGAACCACCTAAAATTTCCAACAAGGTGGATGTGTGGTCTGTGGGAGTCATTTTCTACCAGTGTTTGTATGGCCGCAAG CCCTTCGGCCACAACCAGTCCCAGCAGGACATCCTGCAGGAGAACACAATACTGAAGGCGACAGATGTGCAGTTCCCTCCTAAACCAGTAGTCACACCTGAAGCTAAG GCCTTTATAAGGCGCTGTCTAGTCTACCGTAAGGAGGACCGCATCGATGTGCACCAGTTGGCCAGTGACCCCTTCCTCATGCCCCACATCCGCAAGTCGGTGGCCTCCTCGGGCACCTCGGGCATGGCAGTGGCCTCCACATCCAGCTCCTCCAACAGCAGCGCCTCAAACTGA
- the tlk2 gene encoding serine/threonine-protein kinase tousled-like 2 isoform X3 has translation MMEELHSLDPRRQELLEARFTGVGVAKGSGQNQNESSNQSLCSVGSLSDKELETPEKKANDQRVRKRKADHFDSSQGKAGARGHKISDYFEVQQGSPSSVSSANTEHSSCSLKPASLHLFHKATQSDLTIEKLTAMENNKNSDLEKKEGRIDDLLRANCDLRRQIDEQQRMLERYKERLNKCVTMSKKLLIEKSKQEKMACRDKSMQDRLRLGHFTTVRHGASFTEQWTDGYAFQNLIKQQERINSQREEIERQRKLLAKRKPPSMAQTPPPSLEQNKRKSKTNGTESETLSQAEYHEQEEIFKLRLGHLKKEEAEIQAELERLERVRNLHIRELKRIHNEDNSQFKDHPTLNDRYLLLHLLGRGGFSEVYKAFDLTEQRYVAVKIHQLNKNWRDEKKENYHKHACREYRIHKELDHPRIVKLYDYFSLDTDSFCTVLEYCEGNDLDFYLKQHKLMSEKEGRSIIMQIVNALKYLNEIRPPIIHYDLKPGNILLVNGTACGEIKITDFGLSKIMDDDSYNSVDGMELTSQGAGTYWYLPPECFVVGKEPPKISNKVDVWSVGVIFYQCLYGRKPFGHNQSQQDILQENTILKATDVQFPPKPVVTPEAKAFIRRCLVYRKEDRIDVHQLASDPFLMPHIRKSVASSGTSGMAVASTSSSSNSSASN, from the exons GGCTCGGGTCAGAACCAAAATGAGTCATCCAATCAGAGTCTGTGCAGTGTGGGCTCGCTCAGTGACAAAGAGCTAGAG actcctgaaaaaaaagcaaatgaccAGAGAGTGAGAAAACGGAAAGCAGACCATTTTGACAGCAGCCAAG GCAAAGCAGGTGCAAGGGGACATAAAATTAGTGATTATTTTGAG GTGCAGCAGGGAAGCCCCTCCTCCGTCAGCTCGGCCAACACAGAGCACTCGTCGTGTTCACTGAAGCCTGCTTCTCTTCACTTGTTCCACAAAGCCACACAG TCTGACCTTACCATAGAGAAACTAACAGCAATGGAGAACAACAAGAACTCTGACCTGGAGAAGAAGGAGGGCCGAATAGACGATTTGCTGCGG GCAAACTGTGATCTGAGGAGACAGATCgatgagcagcagaggatgCTGGAACGATACAAGGAACGCCTAAACAAGTGTGTGACCATGTCCAAGAAGCTGCTGATTGAAAAA TCCAAACAGGAGAAGATGGCGTGCCGGGACAAAAGCATGCAGGACAGACTTCGACTGGGTCACTTCACCACAGTGAGACATGGAGCGTCTTTCACTGAGCAGTGGACGGATGGATATGCCTTCCAAAACCTTATTAA ACAACAAGAAAGGATCAATTCCCAGCGAGAGGAAATTGAAAGACAAAGGAAGCTGCTGGCCAAACGCAAGCCGCCCTCCATGGCCCAGACTCCACCTCCAAGCCTGGAGCAAAACAAACGCAAAAGCAAAACCAATGGGACAGAAAGTGAAAC GTTATCACAGGCAGAGTACCATGAGCAAGAGGAAATCTTTAAGCTACGACTAGGCCATCTTAAGAAG GAGGAGGCAGAGATCCAGGCGGAGCTGGAGAGGTTGGAACGAGTGCGAAACCTGCACATTCGGGAGCTGAAAAGGATCCACAATGAGGATAATTCTCA ATTCAAAGATCACCCTACGCTAAATGACCGATACCTGCTACTCCATTTACTCGGACGGGGAGGTTTCAGTGAAGTTTATAAG GCCTTTGACTTAACAGAGCAAAGGTATGTTGCGGTCAAAATCCACCAGTTGAACAAGAACTGGAGGGATGAGAAGAAGGAAAATTATCACAA ACACGCTTGCAGAGAATATAGAATCCATAAAGAGCTGGACCACCCACGAATAGTTAAACTCTACGACTACTTTTCGCTTGACACTGACTC GTTCTGCACAGTCCTGGAGTACTGTGAGGGCAATGACCTGGACTTCTACCTGAAGCAGCACAAGCTCATGTCAGAGAAGGAGGGCCGCTCCATCATCATGCAGATTGTTAACGCCCTGAAGTACCTCAATGAGATCAGACCGCCCATTATCCACTACGACCTCAAACCTG GTAACATCCTCCTTGTGAACGGCACTGCCTGCGGGGAGATCAAGATCACAGACTTTGGCCTATCAAAGATCATGGATGATGACAGCTATAACTCAGTGGATGGGATGGAGCTGACGTCACAGGGAGCAGGGACATACTG GTACCTGCCCCCAGAATGCTTTGTGGTTGGGAAGGAACCACCTAAAATTTCCAACAAGGTGGATGTGTGGTCTGTGGGAGTCATTTTCTACCAGTGTTTGTATGGCCGCAAG CCCTTCGGCCACAACCAGTCCCAGCAGGACATCCTGCAGGAGAACACAATACTGAAGGCGACAGATGTGCAGTTCCCTCCTAAACCAGTAGTCACACCTGAAGCTAAG GCCTTTATAAGGCGCTGTCTAGTCTACCGTAAGGAGGACCGCATCGATGTGCACCAGTTGGCCAGTGACCCCTTCCTCATGCCCCACATCCGCAAGTCGGTGGCCTCCTCGGGCACCTCGGGCATGGCAGTGGCCTCCACATCCAGCTCCTCCAACAGCAGCGCCTCAAACTGA